A genomic stretch from Limnobacter thiooxidans includes:
- a CDS encoding MerR family transcriptional regulator, producing MYIGELAKKSGASRKAIYLYEQLGLIQKPVRKGNYRVYPALVVDQIQTIRCAQSLGFKLKELVETLANNTNGLGSSVTYMIEQIRLKRLAIELQIESAQAQIKLLNQFEQQLRDSPDTMQCGMPVDSSPRGKL from the coding sequence ATGTACATCGGCGAACTCGCAAAAAAGTCTGGTGCCTCCCGAAAGGCCATCTATTTGTATGAGCAATTGGGCTTGATCCAGAAGCCCGTTCGCAAAGGCAACTATCGCGTTTATCCCGCACTGGTCGTGGATCAAATTCAAACCATTCGCTGCGCGCAGTCACTTGGCTTCAAGCTCAAGGAACTCGTTGAAACACTGGCAAACAACACCAATGGCCTGGGTTCCAGCGTGACGTACATGATTGAACAGATTCGACTCAAACGACTGGCGATCGAACTCCAGATTGAATCGGCACAGGCTCAGATCAAGCTGCTAAACCAGTTTGAGCAACAGTTACGCGATTCTCCAGACACCATGCAGTGCGGGATGCCTGTTGACTCTTCCCCTAGGGGCAAGCTTTAA